In Fusobacterium nucleatum, the genomic stretch TTGACACTCATTATATTTTTTAATTTCATTTCCAATGCTACTTTTGCTTTAGGAAATGATATAGCACTTTCCAAAAATAATGGACTCATTGTAGCACTAGCAAGAAGAAAAGATTTAAAAGAGTCTGAAAGCTCTTTTTCAACTTCTACACGAAGTTTTTTATTTTCTTTAATAAGATTTATAAATTGTCTCATCAATTCATCTTGCTTATCTTTTAAAAGTTTATGTCCTCTTTTAGCTGTTACAAGTCTTTTTTTCAATTCAGAAAGAGCCATTCTAGTAGGATTTACTTTTAGCTTAGCCATAATATCCCTCCTAGTCTTTATCTGCTAAATATTTATCTAAGTATTCAACTCTTATTCTCTTCAATTCAGTACGAGGGATAACTTTTAAAAGTTTCCAACCTAAATCCAAGGTTTCTTCTATACTTCTATTCGTTTCATAGCCTTGATTTACATATTCCTTATCAAAATTTTCTGCAAACTTTGCAAAGGCTTTATCTGCATCAGATAAAGCTGAATCTCCAAGAATTACTGCAAGTTCTCTTGCTTCTCTTCCAGAAGCATAACCTGCATAAATTTGGTTCATCGTATCTGCATGGTCTTCTCTTGTTTTTCCTTTCCCTATTCCTTTATCTTTCAATCTTGATAGAGATGGGATTACAAAGATAGGTGGTTGAATACCACTCTTATATAATTCTCTTGAAAGGATTATTTGCCCTTCTGTTATATATCCTGTAAGGTCAGGAATTGGGTGAGTTATATCATCTTCTGGCATAGTTAAAATTGGAATTTGAGTAATAGAACCAGGTTTTCCTTTTATTTTTCCTGCTCTTTCATAAATTTGCGAAAGGTCAGTATATAGATATCCTGGATATCCTCTTCTTCCTGGAACTTCCTTTCTAGCTGCTGAAACTTCACGAAGAGCTTCTGCATAATTAGTTAAATCTGTCAAGATAACTAAAACATGCATTCCTTTTTCAAAAGCAAGATATTCTGCACAAGTAAGTGCCATTCTTGGAGTTGAAATTCTTTCAATAGCAGGGTCATTGGCAAGGTTTATAAATAGAACTGCTCTATCAATAGCTCCTGTTTTTGTAAAATCATCTATAAAAAATTGTGCTTCTTCAAAAGTAATTCCCATTGCAGCAAATACAACAGCAAACTTTGCATCATCTCCAAGCACCTTAGCTTGTCTTGCTATCTGTGCAGCAACATTATTATGTGGAAGTCCTGAACCAGAGAAAATTGGTAATTTTTGTCCTCTAACTAAGGTATTAAGTCCATCAATAGTTGAAATTCCTGTTTGTATAAATTCTGATGGATAATCCCTTGAAACAGGATTTATTGGAGAACCATTTATATCCACTCTTTTTTCAGGAATAATTTTTGGTCCCTTATCAATAGGATTTCCTAATCCATCAAAAATACGACCTATCATATCTTCTGAAACTCCTAATTCAAGTGGCTTTCCTAAAAATCTAACAGTTGTATCTTTAAGATTTATTCCAGCAGAGCCTTCAAAAAGTTGTATCATTGCTCTATCTCCATCTATTTCAAGAACACGCCCACGCCTTTTTTCTCCTGTTTGAGTTTGAATTTCCACAAGTTCTTCATATTTAATTCCTTCTACCCCTTCAACTATCATCAAAGGTCCTACTACTTCTTGTACTGATTTATATTCTTTAAGCATTAGGTTTACCTCCTTCTGCTATTAATTTTGACACTGCTTCTTTTATTTCTTCTTCTATTTTATCAAAACTATCTAGCTCTTTTTCACTTATATTTTTTGCTCTTGTTATCTTTTCACGAGCTGGAAGAACTAAAATTTCATTCAAATAAGCTCCTTCTTTTAACCCTCTTTGAGCTTCATCATAGAATGATAAAATTAATTTTAACATTTTAAATTGTTTTGGCAAAGAGCAATAAGTATCTACTTCATGAAAGGCATTTTGTTGTAAAAAGTCTTCACGAAGAGATTTTGTAATTTCTAATTTTAATTGGTCAAATTCAGAAAGTGAATCTCTACCAACAAGTCTTACAATTTCTTGTAATTTAGCTTCTTCTTGTAAAAGTGCCATAGCTTCTATTCTAAACTTTGGAAAATCTTTATCAATTTCTTCTTCCTTATATTTATCCATCTTTGCTTGATAAAGTGAATAAGAATTTAACCAGTTTATAGCTGGAAAGTGTCTTCTATACGATAGAGCATAATCAAGTCCCCAGAACACTTTCGCAATTCTCAATGTTGATTGAGAAACTGGCTCTGAAATATCTCCACCAGGAGGAGATACTGCTCCAATTACAGTTAATGCTCCTTCTTTTCCATTACCCAAACATTCAACAAGTCCGGCTCTTTCATAAAATTCGGCTATTCTACTTGCCAAATATGCTGGATATCCTTCATCACCAGGCATTTCTTCCAAACGTCCTGACATTTCACGAAGTGCTTCTGCCCAACGACTTGTTGAATCTGCCATAAGTGCTACTGAATACCCCATATCCCTAAAATATTCTGCAATAGTTATACCAGTATAAATTGATGCCTCACGAGCAGCAACTGGCATATTAGAAGTATTAGCTATAAGAACTGTTCTTTTCATTAAAGATTGTCCTGTCTTAGGGTCAATAATTTCTGGAAATTCCATAAGTACATCTGTCATTTCATTTCCACGTTCTCCACAACCAACATAAACAACTACTTCTGCATCTGCCCATTTAGCAAGTTGATGTTGTATTACAGTTTTACCAGAACCAAATGGTCCAGGAATTGCAGCAGTTCCTCCCTTAGTAACAGCAAAGAAAGTATCTATAATTCTTTGTCCTGTTATTAAAGGTTTTACAGGATTAAGTTTTCTCAAATATGGTCTACCTTTTCTGACAGGCCATTTTTGTATCATATTTAATTCTCTCACACCATTTTCTGTTTCTATCAAGCAAATAGTTTTATCTACTGCAAATTCTCCTTCTTTAATATCTATTATTTTTCCATAGACTCCATTAGGAACCATTATTTTATGTAAAACAATTTCTGTTTCTTGTACAGTTCCTATAACTTTTCCAGGCTCTACTTCATCTCCAACTTGCATAGTTGGTGTAAATTGCCATTTCTTTTCTCTATCAAGTGCTGGTACACTAACTCCCTTTAATAAAAAATCTCCAACTGCTTCTTGAATTTTCAAAAGAGGTCTTTGTATACCATCAAACATTTGTTCTAACATACCAGGTCCAAGCTCAATGGATAGTGGACTTCCAGTTGTAACAACAACATCTCCTGGTCCTATCCCTGTTGTTTCTTCATATACTTGTATAGAGGCTTTATCTCCTCTCATTTCTATGATTTCACCAATGAGCTTATTATCTGAAACTTCTACAACATCATATACATTAGCTTCTTCCATTCCCTCAGCTACAACTAAGGGACCTGAAACTTTAATAATTCTACCTTCTTTCAATGTTAAGCCCTCACTTTCTACAATATATTTGAACCAATAGCTTTTTCTACATTTTTATCTATATTTGCCAAGCCTATATTTAAACTTCCTTTATTGCTTGGTATCAATATAATAGCAGGAATAACCTCACTATTATATCTTTTTACAGTTTCTGGAATATCTTTTGCAAGTTGCTCTGTAACAAAGATAATTCCATAATTTTCTTTTGCTATTCTATCAATAGTTTTTCTTGCCTCTTGTGCATCTAATGTTATAAAGACATCTACACCAAGAATCTTAAAAGCTAAGACAGAATCCTTATCTCCTATTACAGCTATCTTATACATAAGTTTCACGCAACCTTTCTTTTATGAAATCTGGTGAAAGCCCATTAGCTCTACCAACCAAAGCTATTCTCAAATTTTTAATTTCAATTTCTTTTGCATGTACATAGGCAAAAATAATCTCTGGTCCATAAGGCATTCTTTTTACTCTTTCTTTTAAAAGATTAGTTAAATAATTTTCCATATATTTTTCAAATAACAATAATCTTCCAGTTTCATTGTAACCTTTTAATCCTAGAAATAAACTCTTTCCTATTTTAGAATTTTTATGAGCATTTACCAAATCTTGTATTTCCTTATAGAAATAACTTGAAATATCATCTATATCTATATATCCACCTTGAATCAATGCTTCTTTCAAAACACTTATATCTTGTTCTTGTCTTTTACAACGAATAAAGGTTCTGATATTTACAAAATCTATCATAGCTCTGAAATATTCTTCAACTAAATCAAGCTCAAACTTTTTAGAAATTTCTAAAACTTTTTCAAAATATCTTTTATCTATAAAAAATTCTATTTTTTCTGGGTCTTTTGTTTCTTCAAAAGTCTTATATGCTTGAATAACAGTATCTTCATACCAAGTACCTTTTTCCCCTTTTTCTGTTTCAAACTGTTTTCTTAGATTATCTAAGTCCTCATAATGAACTTTTGAATAAATATGTTCAAAATCTTCTTGTAAAATTTTTTCTTTAACTGCAACCTTTATATTGTGAAAGGCAAACCTATAAGTTAAAACATCTACAAGCTCTTTAACTGGACAAAGAGATAAAGCCTCATTATAAGTTTTATTTAAAGAATTTGAAAGAGCTACTTCAAAATTTTCTGGCCTGTCTATTTTTGCTAAATCTTCTGAATATACAGTTTCATTTAAGTGTCTTATTGAATCTTGTAAATCATCTGCTTCATATAATCTTTCAAATTGACTTTTTGTTAAGAGTTTTTTTTCAAGATTTCTTATTCTAACACTTGGCTGAATAAATAATTCTCTATCCATAAAAACCTCCTATCCAAAAATTTTCTTTAAAATTTCTTTTTCTAAATCTTCCTTATTAAATTCTAAAAGATTTGAAAATTCATTATTATATATAAGATTACCATCTTTTATACTACAACCTGACTCAACAACATCATCTGAAACTTTATAACCGAATATTTCATCTCCAAGTATATCTTTCATTTTTTTAGTTAGTATTATTTCTGTATTTTTAGACACATTTAAACTTTTTAAAGTGTTCTCAACAAAATCTAAATAACTATCCTTATCAATATTTTTAAGTCTTTCTAAGGCTTTTTCTAATACCTTATCAACCAATTCTTCTTTTGCTTGAAGTATCATATCTCTTGATTTTAAATTAGCATTAGATAAAATTCTTTCTTTTAGAGATACAGCTTCCTCTTTTGATTTTTGTTCTATAATATCAACTTCTCTTTGAATTTTCTTATCTTCTTTTTCAGTAAACTCAAGATTTTCAGCCTTTGTTTTTGTTAATATTCTGTTTGCTTCTTTTTGTGCCTGTTGCAATATTTCTGCAACAAGATTATCTAAATTGGACATTCTATCACATCCTTTTTAAAATTGTACTTGATTTAGTAATAGGAAAGACATAGCAAATGCTAAAATTGCATAAGTTTCAACCATTACTGCAAGTATTATCCCTTTTGTTTGATGAGGTTCATTTTTAGCTAGAATATTAATACCTGCTACTGCAACTTGTCCTTGATATAGAGCTGATCTCAATCCAACAAAACCAACTGGAAGCCCTGCCATTAATAAATATAAACCTTCTGCTATTGTCATTTCAGGTGTAAGTCTAAACATTATAAAAAGTCCAATTACAAAACCATAAAGTCCTTGTGTTCCTGGTAAAAGTTGAAGTACCATAGCCTTACCAAATTTTTCAGGTTCATCTATAACTAAACCTGCTGCTGCCTGCCCTGCAATTCCAACACCTCTTGCTGAACCAATACCAGATAATAAAACTGCAAGTGCTGCCCCTAAAATCCCAAATACTACTCCACCATATTGTTGAAATATTGTCATTATATTTTCCATTTTACTGCCCCTTTCTTTACCTTATCTATTATCTTATTATCAAAGTAAA encodes the following:
- a CDS encoding V-type ATP synthase subunit A, producing MKEGRIIKVSGPLVVAEGMEEANVYDVVEVSDNKLIGEIIEMRGDKASIQVYEETTGIGPGDVVVTTGSPLSIELGPGMLEQMFDGIQRPLLKIQEAVGDFLLKGVSVPALDREKKWQFTPTMQVGDEVEPGKVIGTVQETEIVLHKIMVPNGVYGKIIDIKEGEFAVDKTICLIETENGVRELNMIQKWPVRKGRPYLRKLNPVKPLITGQRIIDTFFAVTKGGTAAIPGPFGSGKTVIQHQLAKWADAEVVVYVGCGERGNEMTDVLMEFPEIIDPKTGQSLMKRTVLIANTSNMPVAAREASIYTGITIAEYFRDMGYSVALMADSTSRWAEALREMSGRLEEMPGDEGYPAYLASRIAEFYERAGLVECLGNGKEGALTVIGAVSPPGGDISEPVSQSTLRIAKVFWGLDYALSYRRHFPAINWLNSYSLYQAKMDKYKEEEIDKDFPKFRIEAMALLQEEAKLQEIVRLVGRDSLSEFDQLKLEITKSLREDFLQQNAFHEVDTYCSLPKQFKMLKLILSFYDEAQRGLKEGAYLNEILVLPAREKITRAKNISEKELDSFDKIEEEIKEAVSKLIAEGGKPNA
- a CDS encoding V-type ATP synthase subunit F, with the translated sequence MYKIAVIGDKDSVLAFKILGVDVFITLDAQEARKTIDRIAKENYGIIFVTEQLAKDIPETVKRYNSEVIPAIILIPSNKGSLNIGLANIDKNVEKAIGSNIL
- a CDS encoding V-type ATP synthase subunit C — translated: MDRELFIQPSVRIRNLEKKLLTKSQFERLYEADDLQDSIRHLNETVYSEDLAKIDRPENFEVALSNSLNKTYNEALSLCPVKELVDVLTYRFAFHNIKVAVKEKILQEDFEHIYSKVHYEDLDNLRKQFETEKGEKGTWYEDTVIQAYKTFEETKDPEKIEFFIDKRYFEKVLEISKKFELDLVEEYFRAMIDFVNIRTFIRCKRQEQDISVLKEALIQGGYIDIDDISSYFYKEIQDLVNAHKNSKIGKSLFLGLKGYNETGRLLLFEKYMENYLTNLLKERVKRMPYGPEIIFAYVHAKEIEIKNLRIALVGRANGLSPDFIKERLRETYV
- a CDS encoding V-type ATP synthase subunit B → MLKEYKSVQEVVGPLMIVEGVEGIKYEELVEIQTQTGEKRRGRVLEIDGDRAMIQLFEGSAGINLKDTTVRFLGKPLELGVSEDMIGRIFDGLGNPIDKGPKIIPEKRVDINGSPINPVSRDYPSEFIQTGISTIDGLNTLVRGQKLPIFSGSGLPHNNVAAQIARQAKVLGDDAKFAVVFAAMGITFEEAQFFIDDFTKTGAIDRAVLFINLANDPAIERISTPRMALTCAEYLAFEKGMHVLVILTDLTNYAEALREVSAARKEVPGRRGYPGYLYTDLSQIYERAGKIKGKPGSITQIPILTMPEDDITHPIPDLTGYITEGQIILSRELYKSGIQPPIFVIPSLSRLKDKGIGKGKTREDHADTMNQIYAGYASGREARELAVILGDSALSDADKAFAKFAENFDKEYVNQGYETNRSIEETLDLGWKLLKVIPRTELKRIRVEYLDKYLADKD
- a CDS encoding V-type ATP synthase subunit K, which gives rise to MENIMTIFQQYGGVVFGILGAALAVLLSGIGSARGVGIAGQAAAGLVIDEPEKFGKAMVLQLLPGTQGLYGFVIGLFIMFRLTPEMTIAEGLYLLMAGLPVGFVGLRSALYQGQVAVAGINILAKNEPHQTKGIILAVMVETYAILAFAMSFLLLNQVQF
- a CDS encoding V-type ATP synthase subunit E, whose amino-acid sequence is MSNLDNLVAEILQQAQKEANRILTKTKAENLEFTEKEDKKIQREVDIIEQKSKEEAVSLKERILSNANLKSRDMILQAKEELVDKVLEKALERLKNIDKDSYLDFVENTLKSLNVSKNTEIILTKKMKDILGDEIFGYKVSDDVVESGCSIKDGNLIYNNEFSNLLEFNKEDLEKEILKKIFG